Proteins encoded within one genomic window of Camelina sativa cultivar DH55 chromosome 19, Cs, whole genome shotgun sequence:
- the LOC104764674 gene encoding coatomer subunit zeta-2 produces the protein MSHDSCPLVKNILLLDSEGKRVAVKYYSDDWSTNAAKLCFEKFVFSKTSKTNARTEAEITLLDNNIIVYKFAEDLHFFVTGGENENELILSSVLQGFFDAVALLLRNNVEKMEALENLDLIFLCLDEMVDQGVVLETVPNVIAGKVAMQSTEASGSLSEQTLSQAIATAREHLTRSLLT, from the exons ATGTCTCAT GATTCATGTCCTTTGGTAAAGAACATTCTTCTTCTAGACTCTGAAGGAAAGCGTGTTGCCGTCAAGTATTACTCTGATGACTGGTCAACTAATGCTGCCAAGTtatgttttgagaaatttgTATTCTCAAAGACCTCTAAGACCAATGCTCGCACAGAAG CTGAGATCACACTGTTGGACAATAATATCATTGTCTATAAGTTTGCCGAGGACCTTCACTTCTTTGTTACTGGAGGTGAAAATGAAAACGAGCTCATCTTATCTTCTGTTCTTCAAGGCTTTTTCGATGCTGTTGCACTTCTTCTGAG GAACAATGTGGAAAAGATGGAAGCTCTTGAGAACTTGGATCTCATCTTTCTGTGCCTTGATGAAATGGTCGACCAGGG GGTGGTTCTTGAAACGGTTCCTAACGTCATTGCGGGGAAAGTAGCAATGCAGAGCACAGAAGCTAGTGGTTCACTCTCTGAACAG ACACTAAGTCAAGCGATAGCAACAGCTCGGGAGCATCTGACAAGAAGTCTGCTTACATGA
- the LOC104764671 gene encoding uncharacterized protein LOC104764671 isoform X1: MMDGKDDKARQEAKHGSHEDTHSPLQRDEVSAEIAEEEEEEEQSPGRDLWRRGLVLDLSSTTTHEDTRDDLLRRNASLTSSPVAKRVNFSPMSSPRIGERGASLSPSSSSSPRNKPTSLKNLIPKLSVKNRNSNNNNVDIEKAADFSFVSSPSSVHGRDRCTWTLTNILTPRLKKTESLPVTPIAHSNPESMHGRYVVDPVTSTQKKGPPLPIHRSRSVPAFNKDGSLRQLGVFRVIPTPNMTPTRNTIKLNDANVDGAEDVPEEEAVCRICLVELGEDSEAFKMECMCKGELALAHKECTIKWFTIKGNRTCDVCKQEVQNLPVTLLRMQQNSQGNRGAADTEASHYSVWQDVPILVIVSMLAYFCFLEQLLLTKMKSGAIAISLPFSCVLGLLASMTSTTMVKKRYVWIYATTQFGLVVLFSHIFFTLVRMQPVVAILLATLVGFGVTMSATTGLVEFWKWRRSHRTAELPSSRQVDQPPVQTRDESMSGSRN; this comes from the exons ATGATGGATGGTAAAGATGATAAAGCTCGCCAAGAAGCAAAACATGGGTCTCACGAAGATACTCATTCTCCTCTGCAAAGG GATGAAGTTTCTGCTGAgatagcagaagaagaagaagaagaagaacaatcacCAGGCCGAGACCTATGGAGGCGAGGTCTTGTGCTAGAtttatcatcaacaacaacacatgaaGATACAAGAGATGATCTATTGAGACGAAATGCATCGTTGACATCAAGTCCTGTTGCCAAAAGAGTCAACTTCTCTCCAATGTCTAGTCCTAGAATCGGGGAACGTGGTGCATCCCTGagtccttcttcttcgtcctctcCAAGAAACAAGCCTACTAGCTTGAAGAATCTAATCCCCAAGTTAAGCGTCAAGAACCGGAACAGCAATAACAATAATGTCGATATCGAGAAAGCTGCAGATTTTTCCTTTGTGTCCTCCCCTTCTTCAGTACATGGCAGAGACAGGTGCACATGGACCCTCACTAATATTTTAACTCCAAGATTGAAGAAAACTGAGTCCTTGCCTGTAACCCCTATAGCCCACTCAAATCCTGAGTCCATGCACGGTAGATATGTTGTTGATCCAGTTACTTCCACG CAGAAAAAAGGGCCTCCACTGCCTATTCACCGTTCACGCTCTGTCCCTGCATTCAATAAAGATGGAAGTCTCAGGCAATTAGGTGTTTTCCGGGTGATTCCAACTCCGAACATGACGCCAACCAGAAATACTATTAAACTTAATG ACGCAAATGTTGATGGCGCTGAAGATGttcctgaagaagaagctgtatGTAGAATCTGCCTGGTCGAATTGGGTGAAGATTCAGAAGCCTTCAAGATGGAATGTATGTGTAAAGGCGAACTAGCTCTTGCCCACAAAGAATGTACAATAAAATGGTTCACCATCAAAGGAAACAGAACATGTGATGTGTGCAAGCAAGAGGTTCAGAATCTCCCTGTCACCCTTCTTCGCATGCAGCAGAATTCTCAGGGTAATCGTGGAGCTGCAGATACCGAGGCTTCACACTACAG TGTATGGCAGGATGTTCCAATTCTTGTCATTGTAAGCATGCTTGCATACTTCTGTTTCCTAGAGCAGCTTCTG CTTACAAAAATGAAATCCGGTGCAATTGCAATATCTTTACCATTCTCCTGCGTTCTTGGTCTTCTTGCCTCGATGACTTCGACAACAATGG TGAAGAAGAGATATGTCTGGATTTACGCCACAACTCAGTTTGGTCTTGTTGTTTTGTTCTCCCACATTTTCTTTACGTTG GTTCGCATGCAGCCGGTTGTGGCCATTCTCTTAGCCACATTGGTTGGGTTTGGAGTCACCATGAGCGCAACTACAGGTCTAGTAGAGTTTTGGAAATGGAGGAGAAGCCATCGGACAGCTGAACTTCCAAGCAGTAGGCAGGTAGATCAACCACCAGTTCAGACAAGAGATGAGAGCATGTCTGGATCAAGAAACTGA
- the LOC104764673 gene encoding serine/threonine-protein kinase-like protein CCR1 has product METHLFLLFLSLIPLLFSKPGSGFGSSGPIAASFGGSAFFCAIDASGRQDVICWGKNYSSPSSPSSSSSSSSLASSTSASYTIPSMAVLSGGDGFLCGILSNTSQAFCFSSLGSSSGIDLVPLAYRTTAYSQIAAGNSHVCAVRGAYYSDHDSGTVDCWEIERTKSNNSLIAKENPNFYDQFVSNLVFNDIASGDGFSCGGIRDGGLLCFGPNSSNLGFNTSSDNFQVLAAGENSLCAILNSSREVKCWGEDESFVNSPTDDSRFVALTAGPRHFCGIREDTHEVECWGNSNFSLIPKGSGFKAIASSDFIVCGIREEDLVLDCWMVNGSSTLAYDPPLELCSPGMCRAGPCNEKEFAFNASILNEPDLTSLCVRKELMVCSPCGSDCSHGFFLSSSCNENSDRICTSCSLCQNSSCSDICKLHNSNFPDKHWHQLQRLVLIIGSCASALLIIIIGCCVVPRIVSSPNKDDGAANQFKSCIGKPDLDTEPLEHISPAPSVTPFAQVFRLSELKDATNGFKEFNELGRGSYGFVYKAVLADGRQVAVKRANASTIIHTNTREFETELEILCNIRHCNIVNLLGYSTEMGERLLVYEYMPHGTLHDHLHGGFSPLSWSLRMKIAMQTAKGLDYLHNEAETRIVHGDVKSSNVLLDSDWVARVADFGLVTSSNEKNLDIKRDVYDFGVVLLEILTGRKRYDRDCDPPEIVEWTVPVIREGKAVAIMDKYIALPRNVEPLLKLADMAELCVREDPNQRPTMSELANWLEQVTQEMH; this is encoded by the coding sequence ATGGAAACCcatctctttctcctctttctctctctcattccaCTACTTTTCTCCAAACCCGGATCCGGTTTCGGATCCTCCGGTCCAATAGCGGCCTCGTTCGGCGGCTCTGCTTTCTTCTGCGCCATTGACGCTAGTGGTCGTCAAGATGTCATCTGCTGGGGCAAAAACtattcatctccttcttctccgtcttcttcttcttcttcctcatctcttGCTTCTTCCACTTCCGCAAGTTACACCATTCCCTCAATGGCGGTTCTTTCAGGCGGAGACGGGTTTCTCTGCGGCATTCTATCCAACACTTCTCAAGCGTTTTGTTTCAGTTCACTTGGTTCTTCTTCAGGTATAGATCTCGTTCCTCTAGCTTACAGGACTACTGCTTACTCTCAGATCGCTGCTGGAAACAGCCATGTCTGTGCAGTTAGAGGAGCTTACTACTCCGATCACGATTCTGGAACTGTCGACTGTTGGGAGATCGAAAGAACTAAGAGTAACAACAGCTTAATCGCTAAAGAGAATCCAAACTTCTATGATCAGTTTGTTAGTAATCTCGTCTTTAACGATATCGCTTCTGGTGATGGGTTTAGCTGTGGTGGAATCAGAGACGGTGGATTACTCTGTTTTGGTCCCAATTCTTCTAATTTAGGGTTTAACACATCTTCTGATAACTTCCAAGTCTTAGCCGCCGGAGAAAACTCACTCTGTGCGATTCTAAACTCATCCCGGGAGGTAAAATGTTGGGGAGAAGATGAGTCTTTCGTTAATTCTCCAACGGATGATTCTCGATTCGTCGCGTTAACCGCAGGTCCTCGTCATTTCTGTGGAATCCGTGAGGATACTCATGAGGTTGAGTGTTGGGGAAACTCAAATTTTTCATTGATTCCGAAAGGTTCTGGCTTCAAAGCGATTGCTTCATCTGATTTCATTGTTTGTGGTATCAGAGAAGAGGATCTTGTTCTTGATTGCTGGATGGTTAACGGGTCATCGACCTTAGCTTATGATCCTCCTTTAGAGCTGTGTAGTCCAGGGATGTGTCGAGCTGGTCCATGTAACGAAAAAGAGTTTGCTTTCAACGCAAGTATCCTCAACGAACCTGACCTAACGAGTTTGTGTGTAAGGAAAGAGTTAATGGTATGTTCACCTTGCGGCTCTGATTGCTCTCATGGGTTTTTCTTGTCTAGTTCTTGCAACGAGAACTCTGATCGGATCTGTACGTCTTGTTCGCTCTGTCAAAACAGTTCGTGTTCGGACATATGTAAGCTTCATAACAGCAATTTTCCAGACAAGCATTGGCATCAACTACAGAGACTTGTCTTAATCATCGGATCTTGTGCGTCCGCTTTGTTGATCATCATAATCGGTTGCTGCGTTGTGCCACGGATTGTCTCTAGTCCTAATAAAGATGACGGTGCTGCGAATCAATTCAAGTCTTGTATAGGAAAGCCTGATTTAGACACCGAGCCACTTGAACATATCTCCCCTGCTCCATCCGTGACACCTTTTGCTCAAGTGTTCAGACTCTCTGAGCTTAAAGATGCGACCAACGGGTTTAAAGAGTTCAATGAGTTAGGCAGAGGAAGCTACGGGTTTGTCTACAAAGCCGTGTTAGCTGACGGGAGGCAAGTAGCGGTTAAGAGAGCAAACGCATCAACCATAATCCACACAAACACAAGAGAGTTCGAGACGGAGTTAGAGATTCTCTGCAACATTAGGCATTGCAACATTGTGAATCTCCTCGGTTACTCGACCGAAATGGGAGAGAGGCTTCTTGTTTACGAGTACATGCCTCACGGTACGCTTCACGACCATCTACACGGCGGGTTTTCGCCGTTGAGTTGGAGCTTAAGGATGAAAATAGCTATGCAAACCGCAAAGGGTCTTGACTATCTTCACAATGAAGCTGAGACGAGAATCGTTCATGGCGATGTGAAGTCTTCGAATGTACTTTTGGACTCGGATTGGGTAGCGAGAGTTGCGGATTTCGGGCTAGTGACATCGTCGAACGAGAAGAATTTGGACATCAAAAGAGATGTTTATGACTTTGGGGTTGTGTTGTTGGAGATTTTAACCGGAAGGAAACGTTATGATAGGGACTGTGATCCCCCGGAGATTGTTGAATGGACGGTTCCGGTGATCAGAGAAGGCAAAGCGGTGGCGATTATGGATAAGTATATAGCGTTGCCGAGAAACGTTGAGCCGTTGTTGAAACTTGCTGACATGGCGGAGTTGTGTGTACGGGAGGATCCTAATCAACGACCAACAATGTCGGAACTTGCAAACTGGTTGGAACAGGTCACACAAGAGATGCATTGA
- the LOC104764678 gene encoding adenosine kinase 1: MASSDFDGILLGMGNPLLDVSAVVDQDFLNKYDITLNNAILAEDKHLPMYDEMSQKFSVEYIAGGATQNSIKVAQWMLQTPGATSYMGSIGKDKYGEAMKKDATAAGVNVHYYEDESTPTGTCGVCVLGGERSLIANLSAANCYKVEHLKKPENWALVEKAKFYYIAGFFLTVSPESIQLVREHAAANNKVFTMNLSAPFICEFFKDVQEKCLPYMDYIFGNETEARTFSRVHGWETDDVEQIAIKMSQLPKASGTYKRTTVITQGADPVVVAEDGKVKKYPVIPLPKENLVDTNGAGDAFVGGFLSQLVHGKGIEECVRAGCYASNVVIQRSGCTYPEKPDFN; this comes from the exons ATGGCTTCCTCTGATTTCGATGGAATCCTCTTGGGAATGGGTAACCCACTCCTCGACGTCTCTGCCGTCGTCGACCAAGATTTTCTCAACAA ATACGACATCACATTGAACAATGCGATTCTCGCAGAGGACAAGCATTTGCCCAT GTACGATGAAATGAGCCAGAAGTTCAGTGTTGAATACATTGCTGGAG GTGCTACCCAGAACTCAATCAAAGTGGCTCAG TGGATGCTTCAAACTCCTGGGGCAACCAGTTACATGGGATCCATTGGAAAGGACAAATACGGAGAGGCCATGAAGAAGGATGCTACTGCAGCTGGTGTCAAT GTCCACTATTACGAAGATGAGTCAACACCTACCGGAACTTGCGGTGTCTGTGTTCTTGGTGGAGAAAG GTCGCTCATTGCTAATCTTTCTGCTGCTAACTGCTACAAGGTTGAACACCTGAAGAAGCCTGAGAACTGGGCTCtgg TTGAGAAGGCCAAGTTTTACTACATCGCTGGATTCTTCCTCACGGTATCACCAGAATCCATTCAGTTGGTTCGTGAACATGCCGCTGCTAACAACAAG GTGTTCACAATGAACCTTTCTGCGCCATTCATCTGTGAATTCTTCAAAGATGTTCAGGAGAAGTGCCTACC GTACATGGACTATATTTTTGGCAATGAGACCGAGGCAAGAACCTTCTCCAGGGTTCACGGCTGGGAG ACTGATGATGTTGAGCAAATAGCCATCAAGATGTCCCAGTTGCCCAAAGCCAGCGGAACATACAAGAGGACTACTGTGATTACACAAGGTGCAGATCCCGTGGTTGTCGCCGAGGATGGAAAGGTGAAGAAGTACCCAGTCATCCCTCTCCCCAAGGAGAACCTTGTTGACACCAACGGTGCAG GTGATGCGTTTGTGGGAGGGTTTCTTTCGCAGCTGGTGCACGGAAAAGGGATTGAAGAGTGTGTGAGGGCGGGATGCTACGCCTCAAACGTAGTGATCCAGAGGTCTGGCTGCACTTACCCTGAGAAACCAGACTtcaactaa
- the LOC104767395 gene encoding F-box/kelch-repeat protein At5g51250-like, protein MKTRMRKKQLSSTAKSSNPSQSLPNDLVLIIVARVSVLYYPALSLVSKSFRSLLASPELYKVRSLLGHTEICLYVCLKMKPYKTHTWFTLCRKPDRTLTSSKERRSGFRQRVNQSSHLDNTACIDGKFNVVTSAKVVAYDPKEGRWDPGLVPISKHMHSDSSCEIDNVLYSAADGALRWFDSQVRQWRDLKGLVGLSRLSPVDQVRLADYGGKMAVMWGVEVPCGSDYPTIICCAVIALERLNSCEIFGKVEWVDRVFTVFGPFTFVKVVAATV, encoded by the exons ATGAAGACTAGGATGAGGAAGAAGCAGCTGTCATCGACGGCGAAATCTTCGAACCCAAGTCAGTCGCTTCCCAATGATTTGGTACTGATCATCGTAGCACGCGTCTCAGTATTGTACTATCCGGCTCTCTCACTCGTCTCCAAGAGCTTTCGATCTCTCTTGGCTTCACCAGAGCTTTACAAGGTCAGGTCACTCTTGGGACACACCGAGATTTGTCTCTATGTTTGCTTAAAAATGAAACCTTATAAGACTCATACCTGGTTCACCCTCTGCCGGAAACCTGATCGAACCCTAACCAGTAGTAAGGAGAGGAGATCAGGTTTCCGGCAGAGGGTGAACCAG AGCAGTCATTTGGACAATACCGCATGTATTGACGGAAAGTTCAACGTGGTGACTTCCGCAAAAGTGGTTGCTTACGATCCCAAGGAGGGTAGATGGGACCCTGGACTCGTACCGATATCTAAACATATGCATTCAGATTCTTCTTGCGAGATAGATAATGTTTTATACTCTGCTGCTGACGGAGCGCTCAGATGGTTTGACTCTCAGGTAAGACAGTGGAGAGATTTGAAGGGTTTGGTAGGACTATCCAGGCTCAGTCCTGTTGATCAGGTTAGATTGGCAGATTATGGTGGAAAGATGGCGGTTATGTGGGGCGTTGAGGTTCCTTGTGGTTCAGACTATCCCACGATCATTTGTTGTGCGGTGATTGCGCTTGAAAGGCTCAATAGTTGTGAAATTTTTGGGAAAGTTGAGTGGGTGGATCGTGTGTTTACAGTCTTTGGCCCATTTACTTTCGTGAAAGTTGTTGCTGCTACTGTCTGA
- the LOC104764677 gene encoding isocitrate dehydrogenase [NAD] catalytic subunit 6, mitochondrial, with translation MTMAAFFARRLIGNRSSQILGTSSSTSGAFISIARAFSSSTTPIKATLFPGDGIGPEIAESVKQVFTAADVAIEWDEHYVSTEVDPRTNSFLTWESLQSVLDNKVGLKGPMATPIGKGHRSLNLTLRKELNLYANVRPCYSLPGYKTRYDDVDLITIRENTEGEYSGLEHQVVKGVVESIKIITRKASMRVAEYAFLYAKTHGRKKVSAIHKANIMQKTDGLFLQCCDEVAKKYPEIYYEKVVIDNCCMMLVKNPALFDVLVMPNLYGDIISDLCAGLVGGLGLTPSCNIGEDGIALAEAVHGSAPDIAGKNLANPTALLLSGVMMLRHLKLNKQAEQIHSAIINTIAEGKYRTADLGGTSTTTDFTKAICDHL, from the exons ATGACCATGGCAGCATTTTTCGCCAGACGTCTTATTGGTAATCGCTCGAGCCAGATTCTCGGGACTTCGAGTTCTACCTCCGGTGCGTTCATTTCCATTGCTAGGgctttctcctcctccactaCTCCGATCAAAGCAACTCTCTTTCCTGGTGATGGGATCGGTCCAGAGATCGCTGAATCTGTCAAACAg GTGTTTACTGCTGCTGATGTGGCCATTGAATGGGACGAACACTATGTTAGTACCGAAGTAGATCCTCGAACCAATAGTTTCTTGACATGGGAAAGTCTTCAATCCGTGCTTGATAACAAGGTTGGCTTGAAAGGACCAATGGCTACCCCAATTGGAAAGGGTCACCGTTCTTTGAACCTTACTCTTAGGAAAGAGCTTAATTTGTATGCCAATGTTAGGCCTTGCTACAGTCTTCCTGGTTACAAAACCCGTTATGATGACGTTGATCTCATTACCATTCGTGAAAACACGGAAGGAGAGTACAGTGGCCTTGAACACCAG GTCGTCAAGGGTGTGGTGGaaagtattaaaattattacCCGTAAGGCGAGTATGAGAGTTGCCGAGTATGCCTTTCTATATGCCAAGACTCATGGAAGGAAGAAAGTTTCTGCAATTCACAAAGCCAACATTATGCAGAAAACTGATGGCCTTTTCCTGCAG TGTTGTGATGAGGTTGCTAAGAAGTATCCTGAGATATATTACGAGAAGGTTGTCATTGACAATTGCTGTATGATG CTTGTGAAAAACCCAGCACTTTTCGATGTCTTGGTGATGCCAAATCTCTATGGAGATATTATCAGCGATTTGTGTGCTGGGCTTGTTGGGGGTTTGGGATTGACTCCTAG TTGTAATATCGGAGAGGATGGCATTGCTCTTGCTGAAGCTGTGCACGGCTCTGCACCTGATATTGCTGGAAAG AACCTGGCGAACCCGACAGCTTTGCTACTGAGTGGAGTGATGATGTTGCGGCACCTGAAACTCAACAAACAAGCAGAGCAGATCCACAGCGCCATCATCAACACAATAGCCGAGGGAAAGTATAGAACAGCTGATCTCGGAGGTACCTCAACCACAACAGATTTCACAAAAGCAATCTGTGATCATCTCTAA
- the LOC104764672 gene encoding probable E3 ubiquitin-protein ligase LOG2 — MGNNSSSGGRRRRRNHTAAAPPPPPLPPPPPPATEIQAIFAAATPYPNPNSNPVYQYPSPYYHHPSGPPLPPPYDHHHLHHHTPHPYHHHSSWAPMGRYPYAAGAHMMMAQPTPYVEHQKAVTIRNDVNIKKESLRLEPDSDHPGRFLVSFTFDATVSGRISVIFFAKESVGCNLTASKEDILPPVTLDFEKGLGQKFKKSSGSGIDFTAFEDDELFNKAADSGIYPLAVKAEAAACGENEEERLKSKKNAQITQAVFVKDKGEIKLRVVKQILWVDELRYELQEIYGIGNTVEGDGDSADDANDDPGKECVICLSEPRDTTVLPCRHMCMCSGCAKVLRFQTNRCPICRQPVERLLEIKVHGNSGSGNNTGQGEATEGQTRESMD, encoded by the exons ATGGGAAACAACAGCAGCAGCGGAGGACGCCGTCGGCGGCGAAACCATACAGCcgctgctcctcctcctcctcctcttcctccaccaccacctccagcTACAGAAATCCAAGCGATATTCGCCGCCGCTACACCGTATCCAAACCCTAATTCTAATCCGGTTTACCAGTACCCTTCTCCTTACTACCATCATCCGTCGGGTCcgcctcttcctcctccgtaCGATCACCACCACCTTCATCATCATACACCGCATCCTTACCACCACCACTCTTCTTGGGCTCCAATGGGGAGATACCCTTATGCTGCTGGTGCTCACATGATGATGGCTCAGCCTACTCCTTACGTTGAACACCAGAAGGCCGTCACGATCCGTAACGACGTTAATATTAAGAAGGAGAGTCTTAGGCTTGAACCTGATTCTGATCATCCCGGTCGGTTTCTCGTCTCCTTCACGTTTGATGCTACCGTCTCCGGAAG GATTAGTGTCATTTTCTTTGCTAAGGAGTCCGTAGGTTGCAATCTCACAGCGTCAAAGGAAGATATTTTGCCACCAGTCACCCTAGATTTCGAGAAAGGACTTGGTCAGAAGTTTAAAAAATCATCTGGTTCAGGTATAGACTTTACGGCCTTTGAGGATGATGAGCTGTTCAACAAGGCAGCAGACTCAGGTATCTATCCGTTGGCGGTTAAGGCAGAAGCAGCTGCCTGTGgtgagaatgaagaagagaggttgaaatcgaagaagaatgCTCAGATTACTCAAGCGGTTTTTGTGAAAGATAAAGGAGAGATTAAGCTTAGAGTTGTGAAGCAGATACTATGGGTTGATGAATTGAGATATGAGTTGCAGGAGATTTATGGGATTGGGAATACGGTTGAGGGTGATGGTGATTCAGCTGATGATGCTAATGATGACCCGGGCAAAGAATGTGTTATATGTTTGTCTGAACCACGAGACACTACTGTTTTACCATGCCGACATATG TGTATGTGTAGCGGATGTGCTAAGGTATTGAGGTTTCAGACAAATCGATGCCCTATTTGCAGACAACCTGTTGAAAGGCTTTTGGAGATAAAAGTTCACGGTAACAGCGGAAGCGGGAACAATACCGGACAGGGGGAAGCAACTGAAGGCCAAACACGGGAGAGTATGGATTGA
- the LOC104764671 gene encoding uncharacterized protein LOC104764671 isoform X2, whose product MMDGKDDKARQEAKHGSHEDTHSPLQRDEVSAEIAEEEEEEEQSPGRDLWRRGLVLDLSSTTTHEDTRDDLLRRNASLTSSPVAKRVNFSPMSSPRIGERGASLSPSSSSSPRNKPTSLKNLIPKLSVKNRNSNNNNVDIEKAADFSFVSSPSSVHGRDRCTWTLTNILTPRLKKTESLPVTPIAHSNPESMHGRYVVDPVTSTKKGPPLPIHRSRSVPAFNKDGSLRQLGVFRVIPTPNMTPTRNTIKLNDANVDGAEDVPEEEAVCRICLVELGEDSEAFKMECMCKGELALAHKECTIKWFTIKGNRTCDVCKQEVQNLPVTLLRMQQNSQGNRGAADTEASHYSVWQDVPILVIVSMLAYFCFLEQLLLTKMKSGAIAISLPFSCVLGLLASMTSTTMVKKRYVWIYATTQFGLVVLFSHIFFTLVRMQPVVAILLATLVGFGVTMSATTGLVEFWKWRRSHRTAELPSSRQVDQPPVQTRDESMSGSRN is encoded by the exons ATGATGGATGGTAAAGATGATAAAGCTCGCCAAGAAGCAAAACATGGGTCTCACGAAGATACTCATTCTCCTCTGCAAAGG GATGAAGTTTCTGCTGAgatagcagaagaagaagaagaagaagaacaatcacCAGGCCGAGACCTATGGAGGCGAGGTCTTGTGCTAGAtttatcatcaacaacaacacatgaaGATACAAGAGATGATCTATTGAGACGAAATGCATCGTTGACATCAAGTCCTGTTGCCAAAAGAGTCAACTTCTCTCCAATGTCTAGTCCTAGAATCGGGGAACGTGGTGCATCCCTGagtccttcttcttcgtcctctcCAAGAAACAAGCCTACTAGCTTGAAGAATCTAATCCCCAAGTTAAGCGTCAAGAACCGGAACAGCAATAACAATAATGTCGATATCGAGAAAGCTGCAGATTTTTCCTTTGTGTCCTCCCCTTCTTCAGTACATGGCAGAGACAGGTGCACATGGACCCTCACTAATATTTTAACTCCAAGATTGAAGAAAACTGAGTCCTTGCCTGTAACCCCTATAGCCCACTCAAATCCTGAGTCCATGCACGGTAGATATGTTGTTGATCCAGTTACTTCCACG AAAAAAGGGCCTCCACTGCCTATTCACCGTTCACGCTCTGTCCCTGCATTCAATAAAGATGGAAGTCTCAGGCAATTAGGTGTTTTCCGGGTGATTCCAACTCCGAACATGACGCCAACCAGAAATACTATTAAACTTAATG ACGCAAATGTTGATGGCGCTGAAGATGttcctgaagaagaagctgtatGTAGAATCTGCCTGGTCGAATTGGGTGAAGATTCAGAAGCCTTCAAGATGGAATGTATGTGTAAAGGCGAACTAGCTCTTGCCCACAAAGAATGTACAATAAAATGGTTCACCATCAAAGGAAACAGAACATGTGATGTGTGCAAGCAAGAGGTTCAGAATCTCCCTGTCACCCTTCTTCGCATGCAGCAGAATTCTCAGGGTAATCGTGGAGCTGCAGATACCGAGGCTTCACACTACAG TGTATGGCAGGATGTTCCAATTCTTGTCATTGTAAGCATGCTTGCATACTTCTGTTTCCTAGAGCAGCTTCTG CTTACAAAAATGAAATCCGGTGCAATTGCAATATCTTTACCATTCTCCTGCGTTCTTGGTCTTCTTGCCTCGATGACTTCGACAACAATGG TGAAGAAGAGATATGTCTGGATTTACGCCACAACTCAGTTTGGTCTTGTTGTTTTGTTCTCCCACATTTTCTTTACGTTG GTTCGCATGCAGCCGGTTGTGGCCATTCTCTTAGCCACATTGGTTGGGTTTGGAGTCACCATGAGCGCAACTACAGGTCTAGTAGAGTTTTGGAAATGGAGGAGAAGCCATCGGACAGCTGAACTTCCAAGCAGTAGGCAGGTAGATCAACCACCAGTTCAGACAAGAGATGAGAGCATGTCTGGATCAAGAAACTGA